A genome region from Methanofastidiosum sp. includes the following:
- the cfbA gene encoding sirohydrochlorin nickelochelatase, whose amino-acid sequence MKGAILVGHGSRLSYNKELLTKLSEIFKDYFDGGIIEIGFMEMNTPKIMDAVNSAVKKGADELYIVPVFLAKGVHTTEDIPNEVGGFENGKSTIDIEGKKVKLIYCEPIGPDRRIAEILWDRVKEKS is encoded by the coding sequence ATGAAAGGTGCAATATTAGTTGGACATGGAAGTAGGCTCAGCTACAACAAAGAGCTATTAACAAAATTATCTGAAATCTTTAAAGACTATTTTGATGGGGGTATAATAGAGATTGGATTTATGGAAATGAATACTCCAAAGATAATGGATGCCGTAAATAGTGCTGTTAAGAAGGGTGCTGATGAATTGTATATAGTTCCAGTGTTTTTAGCAAAAGGCGTTCATACCACAGAAGACATTCCAAATGAAGTTGGAGGATTCGAGAATGGAAAAAGCACGATCGATATAGAGGGTAAAAAAGTAAAACTAATTTACTGTGAACCTATAGGCCCTGACAGAAGAATTGCTGAGATTCTTTGGGATAGAGTAAAGGAAAAATCTTAA
- the cfbD gene encoding Ni-sirohydrochlorin a,c-diamide reductive cyclase catalytic subunit, which yields MTPRPNPIVAALYTLRDLDVDVAVLHGPSGCGFRAARLLEEDGMKVVTTSMSEEDLIFGASDKLIEVLHEVDELFSPKTIGVVGSCVSMIIGENVKKAIIDSGLKDKAFFVEIHGCMGANTRGAIETLKAAMEFGLIDEKEFQRQEKMLLLATEVESNSGMAKSKYTRPSRGAELKTVAEHIINLLKDNKKIAVILNAKKETAYLFADIQLAINLASKRIGGSVINVGNLSTEVGLSRIKRYAEDIKNDFESNGISIEYISGGMDEYPIAGKNAISYLKDKDFDLLVAVGIPQALPVIDKESIAVTNGPREVHPLEDVGYKYVTVEIASHSTVMGTREIVLSELGEAIRDAAGIQ from the coding sequence TTGACTCCAAGACCTAATCCTATAGTTGCAGCCTTGTATACATTAAGAGATCTTGATGTCGATGTTGCAGTATTGCACGGCCCCTCTGGATGTGGATTTCGTGCAGCTAGATTACTAGAAGAAGATGGTATGAAAGTTGTAACGACTTCTATGTCTGAAGAGGATTTAATTTTTGGTGCAAGTGATAAACTAATCGAAGTATTACATGAAGTTGATGAACTTTTCTCACCAAAGACAATTGGCGTTGTTGGTTCTTGTGTGAGTATGATTATTGGTGAAAATGTAAAGAAAGCCATAATTGACTCTGGATTAAAGGATAAAGCGTTCTTTGTAGAAATCCATGGTTGTATGGGGGCTAATACTAGAGGCGCAATAGAAACTTTGAAAGCTGCAATGGAGTTCGGCCTAATTGATGAAAAAGAGTTCCAAAGACAAGAAAAGATGCTACTTTTAGCAACTGAAGTTGAATCAAATAGTGGCATGGCAAAGTCAAAGTATACTAGACCCTCAAGAGGTGCAGAACTTAAAACTGTTGCAGAACATATAATCAATCTATTAAAAGATAACAAAAAAATAGCAGTTATCCTGAATGCAAAAAAAGAAACTGCATATCTTTTTGCTGACATCCAACTCGCAATAAATTTAGCTTCAAAAAGGATAGGTGGTTCGGTTATTAATGTTGGTAATCTTTCTACGGAAGTAGGGCTCTCAAGAATAAAGAGATATGCAGAGGATATTAAAAATGATTTTGAATCGAATGGAATTTCTATTGAATATATTTCTGGGGGCATGGATGAGTACCCAATAGCCGGTAAAAATGCAATATCATATCTCAAGGACAAGGATTTTGACCTTCTTGTAGCAGTAGGTATACCTCAAGCTTTACCGGTAATAGATAAAGAGTCTATAGCAGTTACAAATGGCCCAAGAGAAGTTCACCCGCTTGAAGATGTAGGATATAAGTATGTAACAGTTGAAATTGCTTCACACTCAACTGTTATGGGCACAAGGGAGATAGTTCTTAGTGAACTTGGTGAAGCAATAAGAGATGCTGCAGGGATTCAATGA
- a CDS encoding P-loop NTPase, which yields MKQIAIYGKGGIGKSSISSNLSVNLASEGYEVLLIGCDPKSDSTINLFEGRRIDTVLDLYKKGITDPDKLVFEGYNGVKSVEVGGPAAGVGCAGRGILVALKTLNKDYYIQKGFDIVIYDVPGDVVCGGFAGPAREGYADEIYIVTSGEYLSIYAANNIAKGLFNLKVKMGGIIGNMRGIQKEEEKIQWYAKGIDSQMIKAVERNPKIYESEIEGKTVLEKYPNDPLNLKFKEIGAKILENKKAKVPNPITDEKIRSILGGLC from the coding sequence ATGAAACAGATTGCTATATATGGAAAAGGCGGAATAGGAAAATCATCAATATCCTCAAATCTTTCAGTCAATTTGGCTTCTGAAGGATACGAAGTTTTACTTATTGGTTGTGATCCCAAAAGTGACAGTACCATTAATCTCTTTGAAGGTAGAAGGATAGATACTGTTCTAGATCTTTACAAAAAAGGAATTACAGACCCAGATAAACTAGTTTTTGAAGGATATAATGGAGTAAAAAGTGTCGAGGTAGGAGGTCCTGCAGCAGGAGTAGGGTGTGCAGGAAGAGGAATTCTCGTCGCATTAAAAACTCTTAACAAAGATTACTACATTCAAAAAGGATTTGATATTGTAATATACGATGTCCCAGGAGACGTTGTATGTGGAGGATTTGCAGGACCGGCAAGAGAAGGGTATGCAGATGAGATCTACATAGTCACAAGTGGCGAATACCTATCAATATATGCGGCAAATAATATTGCAAAAGGATTATTTAATTTAAAAGTAAAGATGGGCGGGATAATAGGTAATATGAGAGGAATACAGAAAGAGGAAGAGAAAATTCAATGGTATGCAAAAGGTATAGACTCACAAATGATTAAAGCTGTTGAAAGAAATCCCAAAATCTACGAAAGTGAAATTGAGGGCAAAACTGTGCTAGAAAAATATCCAAATGACCCTCTAAATTTAAAATTTAAAGAAATTGGGGCGAAAATACTTGAAAATAAGAAAGCTAAAGTCCCAAATCCAATAACAGATGAAAAAATAAGATCAATACTTGGAGGCCTCTGTTGA
- the cfbB gene encoding Ni-sirohydrochlorin a,c-diamide synthase produces the protein MPRVVIAGTASGVGKTSISCGIMKALSKKNNVAPFKIGPDFIDPIYHRFATGNFSRNLDTFFMEKDALIENFQRGAKKKDIAIIEGVRGLYEGIDPIEEVGSTSHVSKILDSPVILVMNTRSLTKSAAAYIKGFQALDPNVKIRGVILNQVRDETHFKKLQKAIETFTDVEIVGYIERGAISLSSRHLGLVPLIERDDREEVMESLGKEIENKIDINKIKDIAKEAEDLEEKKGHLFQINSELKNNRINIGVPFDKAFSFYYKENIEALEENGAKISYFKPTEGDNLPDADGYYIGGGYPEIYPENISNHTSFLKDLRSAFEESKPIYGECGGLMVLSRYLEVDNKKYPMAGIFDQGTLMKKSKQGLSYVIARPTEKHFFLKDIVKGHEFHYSKMEPVPQKEDFAYKILRGKGINNVFDGLIKNKCIGSYLHIHTGGAPSWASSFLESV, from the coding sequence ATACCTAGAGTCGTAATTGCTGGAACAGCGTCTGGAGTTGGCAAGACTTCAATTTCTTGTGGCATAATGAAAGCTTTATCAAAGAAAAATAATGTTGCCCCTTTCAAAATTGGGCCAGATTTCATTGACCCGATATACCATAGATTTGCCACGGGGAACTTCTCTAGAAATCTCGATACTTTTTTCATGGAAAAAGATGCACTCATAGAGAATTTTCAAAGAGGTGCAAAAAAGAAAGACATAGCAATTATTGAAGGAGTGAGGGGACTATACGAAGGAATAGATCCGATAGAAGAAGTTGGCTCGACGTCTCACGTTTCGAAGATTTTAGATTCTCCAGTAATCCTAGTTATGAACACTCGTTCACTAACAAAAAGTGCTGCTGCTTACATTAAAGGATTTCAAGCTCTAGATCCAAATGTCAAAATTAGAGGAGTTATTTTAAATCAAGTTAGAGATGAAACGCACTTTAAAAAATTACAAAAGGCCATAGAAACTTTTACTGATGTTGAAATAGTGGGATACATTGAGCGCGGTGCAATTTCGCTAAGCTCAAGACATCTTGGACTTGTGCCCTTAATTGAAAGAGACGATAGAGAAGAAGTTATGGAAAGTCTTGGAAAAGAAATTGAAAATAAAATCGACATTAATAAAATAAAAGATATTGCCAAAGAAGCAGAAGATTTAGAAGAAAAAAAAGGTCATTTGTTTCAAATAAATTCAGAATTAAAAAATAATAGAATTAATATTGGCGTACCATTTGATAAGGCTTTCAGCTTTTATTATAAAGAAAATATTGAAGCTTTAGAAGAAAATGGCGCTAAGATATCATATTTTAAACCTACGGAAGGAGATAATTTACCTGATGCCGACGGTTACTATATCGGAGGTGGGTACCCCGAAATATATCCAGAAAACATCTCAAATCACACTAGCTTTTTAAAAGATTTAAGGTCGGCTTTTGAAGAATCAAAGCCAATATATGGCGAATGTGGCGGATTAATGGTATTATCCAGATACTTAGAAGTAGACAATAAAAAATACCCTATGGCAGGAATATTTGACCAAGGAACCTTAATGAAAAAAAGTAAACAGGGTTTAAGCTATGTCATTGCACGGCCCACAGAAAAGCATTTCTTCTTAAAGGATATTGTGAAAGGCCATGAATTTCACTACTCCAAAATGGAACCAGTACCACAGAAAGAAGATTTTGCTTACAAGATACTAAGAGGTAAAGGAATAAATAATGTCTTTGACGGTTTAATTAAAAATAAATGTATTGGCTCGTATCTGCATATACATACTGGTGGCGCTCCTTCTTGGGCATCTTCCTTTCTAGAAAGTGTATAA
- a CDS encoding signal recognition particle protein Srp54, with protein sequence MVLDSLSGALSGALRKLTKAGVVDESLIKELVKDIQKALLLSDVNVKLVFELSKSIESRALEEKLPKGVSRKEHIIKIVYEELSKFMGSDTKKEHLPDKKGKVVLMVGIQGSGKTTTTGKLARFYQKRGFKVGVVGADTWRPGAFEQLKQFCAENNIPVFGDPKEKDSIKLSREGVRFFKEKASDIILVDTAGRHKEEKGLIDEMTEISDTINPDEVTLVIDGTIGQQAFVQAEGFANATNVGSIIVTKLDGSAKGGGALSAAAATGAPIKFIGTGERIDAIEPFDPKRFVSRLLGLGDLETLLEKVKEASEAEDYSKLDKDKILSGKFDLFDMYSQLEMVSKMGPLKQVLSMIPGMGANLPSDMVEVGEEKLTKFRIIMDSMTMQEKKNPKIINHERIRRISRGSGTNQGDVKELLNQYAMIKKFLKGMNKRQLRGMKGKMPMMPPGFEM encoded by the coding sequence ATGGTCTTAGACTCTCTTTCAGGTGCTTTAAGTGGCGCATTGAGAAAATTAACAAAGGCAGGAGTAGTTGATGAATCTCTAATAAAAGAACTTGTCAAGGACATCCAAAAGGCACTTTTGTTGTCTGATGTCAACGTTAAGCTTGTATTTGAATTATCAAAGAGCATTGAATCTAGGGCACTTGAAGAAAAATTACCTAAAGGTGTCTCAAGAAAAGAGCACATAATCAAAATAGTTTACGAAGAACTTTCAAAGTTTATGGGCTCTGATACAAAAAAAGAGCATCTCCCTGATAAAAAAGGAAAAGTAGTATTAATGGTAGGTATTCAAGGGAGCGGAAAGACCACAACTACTGGAAAACTTGCCAGATTCTACCAAAAAAGAGGATTTAAGGTGGGCGTTGTAGGCGCCGATACATGGAGGCCCGGAGCATTCGAACAGTTAAAACAATTTTGTGCTGAGAATAATATACCTGTATTTGGCGATCCAAAGGAAAAGGATAGTATCAAACTATCTAGAGAAGGAGTAAGATTCTTCAAGGAAAAAGCTTCTGACATAATTTTAGTTGATACGGCCGGTAGACATAAGGAAGAAAAAGGATTAATAGACGAGATGACTGAAATCTCCGACACAATTAATCCTGATGAAGTCACACTTGTTATAGACGGCACAATTGGCCAGCAAGCTTTTGTTCAAGCTGAAGGATTTGCAAATGCAACTAACGTAGGTTCGATTATAGTAACAAAACTTGACGGTTCAGCAAAAGGGGGCGGGGCATTATCCGCCGCGGCAGCAACAGGCGCCCCTATTAAATTTATTGGAACGGGGGAAAGAATCGATGCCATCGAACCGTTCGACCCAAAAAGATTTGTCTCACGTTTATTGGGTCTTGGGGACCTTGAGACTCTTTTAGAGAAAGTAAAAGAGGCTTCTGAAGCAGAGGATTATTCTAAACTTGACAAGGATAAGATACTCTCAGGTAAGTTTGATCTATTTGATATGTATAGTCAGCTTGAAATGGTAAGTAAAATGGGCCCGTTGAAACAGGTTTTATCTATGATACCTGGTATGGGCGCAAATCTTCCGTCTGACATGGTTGAAGTAGGAGAAGAGAAGCTTACAAAATTTAGGATCATAATGGATTCAATGACTATGCAAGAAAAGAAAAATCCAAAGATAATAAATCATGAACGTATAAGAAGAATTTCAAGAGGATCAGGAACTAATCAAGGCGATGTAAAGGAGTTATTAAATCAGTATGCAATGATTAAGAAGTTCCTAAAAGGGATGAACAAAAGACAACTCAGGGGCATGAAAGGAAAAATGCCAATGATGCCTCCTGGATTTGAAATGTAA
- a CDS encoding MarR family transcriptional regulator produces MIKELKPVFKFLLSSIIFLSLIGNAFFVPIAADNQIEITYLKIDVEIMEDHSLKESMDIILYPKEEIDFNLYLPTGYKNLEIIYDDEKLSPPPDQVITLIPNELNSIKITYTISNAVEINKKEFVYTKDLVYPNIINLIFRIKLPPAYGINNEDISSIIPESTYLQSDGKRIIVLWEMKSPSTPMMFKIKYNSLVKNNGFGTNIVFPLAFVLILLISLGLFIFYRYPRVRVQEIKIPSSLLSEDEMTICGIIKNEGGKIKQKKLSSITGFSKAKITKILTNLEKKELIEREPVGRTFVITLKKKIDH; encoded by the coding sequence ATGATAAAAGAACTCAAACCAGTCTTTAAATTCTTATTATCCTCTATAATTTTTCTGTCTTTGATAGGCAACGCATTTTTTGTTCCAATAGCTGCTGACAATCAAATTGAAATTACCTACTTAAAAATAGATGTTGAGATAATGGAAGATCATTCATTAAAAGAATCGATGGATATTATCTTATACCCAAAAGAGGAGATTGATTTTAATCTTTATCTTCCAACAGGATACAAAAATTTAGAAATAATATACGACGATGAAAAACTTAGTCCCCCTCCGGATCAAGTAATAACATTAATCCCAAATGAGCTAAACAGCATAAAGATTACCTACACTATTTCAAATGCAGTTGAAATAAATAAAAAAGAATTTGTATACACGAAGGATCTGGTATATCCTAACATTATAAATCTTATTTTCAGGATAAAACTTCCTCCAGCTTATGGGATTAATAATGAGGATATATCTTCAATTATACCCGAGTCAACGTATCTGCAAAGCGATGGAAAAAGGATTATAGTACTATGGGAGATGAAATCTCCTTCAACGCCCATGATGTTTAAAATTAAGTACAATTCACTTGTGAAAAATAATGGATTTGGTACAAATATTGTATTTCCTTTAGCTTTTGTTTTAATATTATTAATCTCACTAGGGCTATTTATCTTTTATAGATATCCAAGAGTAAGAGTTCAAGAGATTAAGATTCCGTCATCGCTTCTTTCAGAGGATGAAATGACAATATGCGGCATAATAAAAAATGAAGGTGGAAAGATAAAACAGAAGAAACTATCAAGCATAACAGGATTCTCAAAAGCTAAGATAACAAAAATTCTAACAAATCTTGAAAAGAAAGAATTAATCGAAAGAGAACCTGTGGGTAGAACATTTGTTATTACTTTAAAAAAGAAAATTGACCATTAG
- a CDS encoding Lrp/AsnC ligand binding domain-containing protein: protein MVVAFALIVGDAGKEKKILDSLKSMKEVEEAYIVYGEYDIVVKVNVEQLKDLDPFLTEKIRNIDGVQMTSTMIAL from the coding sequence CTCATAGTGGGGGATGCTGGAAAAGAAAAAAAGATTCTCGATAGTCTGAAAAGTATGAAAGAAGTTGAAGAAGCATATATAGTTTACGGTGAATATGATATTGTTGTTAAAGTAAATGTGGAGCAGTTAAAAGACCTTGATCCTTTCCTTACAGAAAAAATTAGAAACATCGATGGAGTCCAAATGACTTCGACAATGATAGCACTATAA